DNA sequence from the Desulfobulbaceae bacterium genome:
TCACAAAGAAGTGGAGATCACAAGGCGTCGGTAAACAGCTCATGGCTGAGGTTAGCAGATGGGCAGAACATATGGGAGTTTCTCGACTTCAGCTCTTGGCGGACAAAACAAACAGTGAAGCTCTTGACTTTTACAAATCACTTGGATGGCAGAGCACACAGCTGATCTGCCTGAGGAAATATATTCAATAAACAAAAAAGGAGCATATTATGTCTAAAAAAAGTGTTGAGGATCTACTAATTGCCGGGGGCGCAAGTGAAGAAATGCGGTTACGCTATGATGCACTTAAGAGCAAAGAAGCCTTCATAGAACTGGCTTTAAAGGAAGGATATACGTTTACAATTGAAGAGTTCAATGCCGTTTTAAACGAATCAGGTGACTCATTTGATCTTATTGGCAACCCAGCCAAACGCCAGATGTGGTGGAGATAGACAGTAGTATAGTTGCGGGAGGGCAGAAGGCAGAATTCAGAATGGGAAAAAGCGATGAGCAGCACCGTTTCACTGAATTACTGTCTTCTTGTCTTCTGGATACTGCGCAAGATGGCAAAACCATTACACATTATCAAAGTCAGAAGATCTGTAACCTTCAATCGTGGCCGGACACTCCATATGAATGTTCGCGGGTATGTGTCGCTAATCATATTTCTTTTTGTTGAATTTTAAACTATGTGAAATCCCACAGGCGCACTCAAGGCTCTTAGTTAATAATTTTAATTTCACCGTTATAACGGAATATCAGCGTTATAATCTCCCCATCGGGCTTTTGAACAAGAAACCGGTCAGTACAGTCATCACAGTCAGGGTTTGACTGGGAAAGAATCTCGCCATATGAGCTTGCGGTGCGCCTTCGATCAAATGATGTCGTTGGTTGTAACAGCATGGAGCAGGATACGGCGCCAAGCAGCAAGAGGCTAAGGGCCAAAAAAAATATATTTATTCTTTGAGAGCAGAGTGGTTTAATCAATATATACACCTGTGCCTATCGTTGCCGAATTTTTATCTGAGCTTGTAACCAGCTTACAATAAGCTTACGCCCTTACTCATAACATTTCAACTAACTTTTACATGACGCATAATATCGTAAATGCACTCACATATGAGTTTAAACAGGAGATTGCCGACCGCTACTTCGGGTTCCGCAAACTCATCGAAGATGATAAACTGAGCCTGGCCGACCAGATCCGCCAGCAAAGCGTCATACTAGAAAAGAGAATAAGTTTCGACCTTATCCGAATTTACATACTGCTAAAAGACGACGAACTTATTCAAGATTTTTTAGCCTTAGCCGGCATTGAAGATCAGCTTTTTTATGACCCGTACCTGACCGAGTCAGTATTCCTCCGGCAGCGGGTTTTCGAGAATGTCCGGTTTCGTGGTTTAACCAGCAAGGGTTGCTTCACAAATGCCATCTTGGACAGCTACGAAAGGTTGACAGAACACATCAGTCAATACAGAGAACGGTTCGCGGAACTCGTGGCAACCCAAGAAATGATCAGCGAAGAGATCAAGATCTTTTACAAAAAAAACGATCTCGGCTCGATCATGAACTTCCTTCGTTCTCTTGGTGAATTTGAAATTGCCGGCCACATGCAGGTCGCTACCGAGACCAACGTTTCAGAAGAGTTAAACAAGAAACTTCAAATTCCACCACCTGGCCCAATTGAACAATTCCTACCTAATCTCACCCAGGCCGCCCCATTACCAAGCATCAAAAACAGATTCAAAAAGATCATCC
Encoded proteins:
- a CDS encoding Nif11-like leader peptide family natural product precursor, with the protein product MSKKSVEDLLIAGGASEEMRLRYDALKSKEAFIELALKEGYTFTIEEFNAVLNESGDSFDLIGNPAKRQMWWR